From a single Candidatus Eisenbacteria bacterium genomic region:
- a CDS encoding Rap1a/Tai family immunity protein: MTRTIVALVALLAMASPSRGAVTEETFKLKTGADLIELCAVADDDPLHTAAIHVCHGFGAGTYQTLQVLIARGKLRQFFCPPEPGPSRNEAVAAFVVWGRAHSDLVQYSPAEVVARYLIETYPCPKKTAKKTK, encoded by the coding sequence ATGACCAGAACGATCGTCGCGCTCGTCGCCCTTCTCGCCATGGCGTCGCCGTCCCGCGGTGCGGTCACCGAGGAGACGTTCAAGCTCAAGACCGGCGCCGACCTGATCGAGCTCTGCGCCGTCGCCGACGATGATCCGTTGCACACGGCGGCGATCCACGTGTGTCACGGCTTCGGCGCGGGGACCTACCAGACGCTCCAGGTGCTGATCGCCCGCGGCAAGCTGAGGCAGTTCTTCTGCCCGCCGGAGCCGGGCCCGTCGCGCAATGAGGCGGTGGCGGCGTTCGTCGTCTGGGGGCGCGCCCACTCGGACCTGGTCCAGTATTCGCCGGCAGAAGTGGTCGCCAGGTACCTCATCGAGACCTACCCCTGCCCCAAGAAGACCGCGAAAAAGACCAAGTGA
- a CDS encoding YMGG-like glycine zipper-containing protein, giving the protein MRGNQRRLAIAALAATVALGGCANMTPTQQRLASGTLIGAAGGAAIGAMAGNAGMGAAIGAGAGLLGGAIVDQYEKSKQQ; this is encoded by the coding sequence ATGCGCGGGAACCAGAGGCGGCTCGCGATCGCGGCCCTGGCGGCTACGGTCGCCCTCGGCGGTTGCGCCAACATGACCCCTACCCAGCAGCGCCTGGCCTCGGGAACGCTGATCGGAGCGGCGGGCGGCGCCGCCATCGGCGCGATGGCCGGCAACGCCGGTATGGGCGCCGCCATCGGCGCGGGCGCCGGCCTGTTGGGCGGCGCCATCGTCGACCAGTACGAGAAGTCGAAGCAACAATAG
- the groL gene encoding chaperonin GroEL (60 kDa chaperone family; promotes refolding of misfolded polypeptides especially under stressful conditions; forms two stacked rings of heptamers to form a barrel-shaped 14mer; ends can be capped by GroES; misfolded proteins enter the barrel where they are refolded when GroES binds) — translation MAAKIVKFSEEARAKMLKGVNVLADAVTVTLGPRGRNVVLEKSWGAPNVTKDGVTVAKEIEFADKFENMGAQMVKEVASKTSDVAGDGTTTATVLARALFNEGAKMVAAGHDPMSLKRGIDKAVVAVTEELKRLSKSTKGRDEIAQVGTVSANGDKTIGEMIAEAMEKVGKEGVITVEEAKSLETQLDVVEGMQFDRGYLSPYFVTDPERMEASLEEAYILIHEKKISSMKDLLPLLEQVARAGKPLLIIAEEVEGEALATLVVNKIRGTLQVCSVKAPGFGDRRKAMLEDIAVLSGGRLIAEELGIKLENVTLKDLGRCKRITVDKDNTTLIDGAGKKADIEGRIKQIRAQIEETTSDYDREKLQERLAKLVGGVAVIKVGAATEVEMKEKKARVEDAMHATRAAVEEGVVPGGGVALLRCQPVLDNLKVDEEQASGVKIVQRAIEEPMRWIARNAGQDGPVVVNAVRQAKGSHGYNAATDEYEDLMKAGIIDPTKVVRTALQNAASVAGLLLTTEAMVAEKPKEEKAPAGGGMPHGGEDF, via the coding sequence ATGGCTGCCAAGATCGTGAAGTTCAGCGAGGAGGCGCGCGCGAAGATGCTGAAGGGCGTCAACGTGCTCGCCGACGCGGTGACCGTGACGCTCGGCCCCCGCGGTCGCAACGTCGTCCTCGAGAAGTCCTGGGGCGCGCCCAACGTGACCAAGGACGGCGTCACCGTCGCAAAGGAGATCGAGTTCGCCGACAAGTTCGAGAACATGGGCGCGCAGATGGTGAAGGAGGTCGCATCGAAGACCTCCGACGTCGCCGGCGACGGCACCACCACCGCGACCGTGCTCGCCCGCGCGCTCTTCAACGAGGGCGCCAAGATGGTGGCCGCCGGGCACGACCCGATGAGCCTCAAGCGGGGCATCGACAAGGCCGTCGTCGCCGTCACCGAGGAGCTGAAGCGGCTCTCCAAGTCGACCAAGGGGCGCGACGAGATCGCGCAGGTCGGCACCGTCTCCGCCAACGGCGACAAGACGATCGGCGAGATGATCGCCGAGGCCATGGAGAAGGTGGGCAAGGAGGGCGTCATCACGGTCGAGGAGGCCAAGAGCCTCGAGACGCAGCTCGACGTCGTCGAGGGCATGCAGTTCGACCGCGGCTATCTCTCGCCGTACTTCGTGACCGATCCCGAACGTATGGAGGCGTCTCTCGAGGAAGCGTACATCCTCATCCACGAGAAGAAGATCTCGTCGATGAAGGACCTGCTCCCGCTGCTCGAGCAGGTGGCCCGTGCCGGCAAGCCGCTCCTCATCATCGCCGAGGAGGTCGAGGGCGAGGCGCTCGCGACGCTCGTCGTGAACAAGATCCGCGGCACGCTCCAGGTGTGCTCGGTGAAGGCGCCCGGCTTCGGCGACCGCCGCAAGGCCATGCTCGAAGACATCGCCGTCCTGTCGGGCGGCCGGCTCATCGCCGAGGAGCTCGGCATCAAGCTCGAGAACGTGACCCTGAAGGACCTCGGCCGCTGCAAGCGGATCACGGTCGACAAGGACAACACGACGCTGATCGACGGTGCCGGCAAGAAGGCCGACATCGAGGGGCGGATCAAGCAGATCCGCGCCCAGATCGAAGAGACGACGTCGGACTACGACCGCGAGAAGCTGCAGGAGCGGCTGGCGAAGCTCGTGGGCGGCGTGGCGGTCATCAAGGTGGGCGCCGCGACCGAGGTCGAGATGAAGGAGAAGAAGGCGCGCGTCGAGGACGCGATGCACGCGACCCGCGCGGCCGTCGAAGAGGGCGTGGTCCCCGGCGGTGGCGTGGCGCTGCTGCGCTGCCAGCCAGTGCTCGACAACCTGAAGGTCGACGAGGAGCAGGCGTCCGGTGTCAAGATCGTCCAGCGGGCGATCGAGGAGCCGATGCGCTGGATCGCGCGCAACGCGGGCCAGGACGGCCCGGTTGTCGTGAACGCCGTGCGACAGGCGAAGGGCTCGCACGGCTACAACGCCGCGACCGACGAGTACGAAGACCTGATGAAGGCCGGCATCATCGATCCCACCAAGGTCGTACGCACCGCGCTGCAGAACGCCGCGTCGGTGGCGGGACTTCTGCTCACCACCGAGGCGATGGTCGCCGAGAAGCCGAAGGAGGAGAAGGCTCCGGCCGGCGGCGGCATGCCGCACGGCGGAGAGGACTTCTAG
- the groES gene encoding co-chaperone GroES: MHIRPLHDRLIVKRIDEQEQRSAGGIIIPDTAKEKPQEAKVVAVGKGKVNDDGKVIPLDVKAGDRILFGKYSGSEIKIDGEEHLILREEDVLGIVES, translated from the coding sequence GTGCACATCCGTCCCCTCCACGACCGTCTGATCGTCAAGCGGATCGACGAACAGGAGCAGCGCAGCGCCGGCGGGATCATCATCCCCGACACGGCGAAGGAGAAGCCCCAGGAGGCGAAGGTCGTCGCGGTGGGCAAGGGCAAGGTGAACGACGACGGGAAGGTGATCCCCCTCGACGTGAAGGCCGGGGATCGCATCCTGTTCGGAAAGTACTCGGGCAGTGAGATCAAGATCGACGGTGAGGAGCACCTGATCCTGCGCGAGGAAGACGTCCTCGGCATCGTCGAGAGCTGA